One part of the Peromyscus eremicus chromosome 18, PerEre_H2_v1, whole genome shotgun sequence genome encodes these proteins:
- the Ccer1 gene encoding coiled-coil domain-containing glutamate-rich protein 1, whose product MTQTVNEREDPLNLGGGGWASSIPLRTWSSYHRRQRGSQMSKRRYRDGPKAEYEASRKQPKQQHSPGPWFQPPRRPYWAVYSNWGRCGGPWRPPVMAFQSPLCPAQMIRAYGLHPLCLCCCSCWSGPWNPCWERPPGRKKRWGRRGRGLRRHPRRSFPRNPPIDLSKVLRPVNLYGWRAPGMRAPRNTTQFIMNQVYEDMRQQEKLERQQAALRAQQAQASSGGSTANEAPPHNGVEEDSELPEDLYGFMQDSSLNFSPAPVQQIQSPTPQRVEEEEKNDDDDDGDDDGDGDGDDDECDDEVCDGKEESEEEEDDEEDRATEDEDVDEEEVEEADNGEEEEEEDQEVDMLEEEGLEEGEKREEDKFLPLGMPLSILVGDEEDRENFINYDYLSQEQIIPNVPEADLFMVPDISH is encoded by the coding sequence ATGACCCAGACGGTCAACGAAAGGGAGGATCCCCTCAATCTGGGCGGCGGCGGCTGGGCATCCTCCATCCCACTGCGCACCTGGTCCTCCTACCATCGACGGCAGAGGGGCTCTCAAATGTCCAAGAGGCGGTACCGCGACGGCCCCAAAGCTGAGTACGAGGCTTCCAGGAAACAACCCAAGCAACAGCACAGCCCTGGCCCTTGGTTCCAACCACCCAGACGGCCCTATTGGGCCGTGTACTCCAACTGGGGGCGCTGCGGAGGGCCCTGGCGCCCACCCGTGATGGCATTCCAGAGCCCTCTGTGCCCAGCGCAGATGATCCGGGCCTACGGTCTGCACCCGCTCTGCctttgctgctgctcctgctggagCGGGCCCTGGAACCCCTGTTGGGAGAGACCCCCGGGCAGAAAGAAGCGCTGGGGCCGCAGGGGCCGTGGCCTGCGCCGCCACCCTCGTCGCTCCTTCCCGAGGAACCCACCAATAGACCTGAGCAAGGTGCTGCGGCCGGTCAACCTTTACGGGTGGCGGGCGCCCGGGATGCGAGCGCCCCGGAACACCACCCAGTTCATCATGAACCAGGTCTACGAAGACATGAGGCAGCAAGAGAAGCTGGAGCGCCAGCAAGCGGCTTTGAGGGCACAGCAAGCCCAGGCCTCCTCGGGAGGCTCCACGGCCAATGAGGCGCCCCCCCACAACGGCGTCGAGGAAGACTCGGAGTTGCCGGAAGATCTGTATGGCTTCATGCAGGATTCCTCTCTAAACTTCAGTCCTGCTCCAGTGCAGCAAATTCAGTCTCCCACCCCACAGcgggtagaggaggaagagaaaaatgatgatgatgacgatggtgatgatgatggtgatggtgatggtgatgatgatgagtgTGATGACGAGGTTTGTGATGGAAAGGAGGAGAGCGAGGAAGAGGAGGACGACGAGGAGGATAGAGCcacagaggatgaagatgtgGATGAGGAGGAAGTCGAAGAGGCTGACaatggggaagaagaagaagaagaggaccAAGAAGTGGATATGTTggaagaggaggggctggaggagggagagaagagagaggaagacaaattCTTGCCTCTGGGAATGCCTTTGTCAATCCTAGTAGGGGACGAAGAGGACAGAGAGAACTTTATAAACTATGATTATTTAAGCCAAGAACAAATAATTCCCAATGTGCCAGAGGCAGATCTGTTTATGGTACCGGACATTAGCCATTAG